From Streptomyces yatensis, one genomic window encodes:
- a CDS encoding class I SAM-dependent DNA methyltransferase codes for MENYYYTDGFATFFDSRYTGWVHTFSPRLADHLDRQGLPERSVIDLCCGTGVTASVFCAAGWQATGVDGSAAMLDIARKKLAPAVESGTLTLIEADARTFRTPRPAAACVSLDGALNHLGSVAELTQCFTSVREALLPGGEFIFDLYAGSHFRHWNNVTLTDDAEAVIVKRGVWDDGARTGMLRVSGVFGTGMAAERVDQTLRSWEYDDAEVAGALEAAGLVPAEHDFEQAYVKCDSGSCSLTPVPCRTIHRARKPLEEK; via the coding sequence ATGGAGAACTACTACTACACGGACGGCTTCGCCACCTTCTTCGACAGCCGGTACACGGGATGGGTCCACACCTTCTCGCCCCGGCTCGCCGACCACCTGGACCGGCAGGGACTGCCGGAGCGTTCGGTGATCGACCTGTGTTGCGGCACGGGCGTGACGGCGTCCGTCTTCTGTGCGGCGGGCTGGCAGGCCACCGGCGTGGACGGGTCGGCCGCGATGCTGGACATCGCGCGCAAGAAGCTCGCTCCCGCCGTGGAAAGCGGCACGCTGACGCTGATCGAGGCCGACGCCAGGACCTTCCGCACCCCGCGCCCGGCCGCCGCCTGTGTGAGCCTGGACGGGGCCCTCAACCACCTGGGGTCGGTGGCGGAGCTGACCCAGTGCTTCACCTCGGTGCGCGAGGCACTGCTGCCCGGCGGGGAGTTCATCTTCGACCTCTACGCCGGATCACACTTCCGCCACTGGAACAACGTCACCCTGACCGACGACGCCGAAGCGGTGATCGTCAAGCGCGGTGTCTGGGACGACGGCGCGAGGACGGGGATGCTGCGCGTCTCCGGCGTCTTCGGCACGGGGATGGCCGCCGAGCGGGTGGACCAGACGCTGCGCAGCTGGGAGTACGACGACGCCGAGGTGGCCGGAGCGCTGGAGGCGGCCGGCCTCGTCCCGGCCGAGCACGACTTCGAGCAGGCTTACGTCAAATGCGATTCGGGCTCGTGCTCCCTGACCCCCGTCCCCTGCCGCACCATCCACCGCGCCCGTAAGCCCCTCGAAGAGAAGTGA
- a CDS encoding class I SAM-dependent methyltransferase, giving the protein MTTTPHFTPTPAATPTTDSLFCSSVAVSALSAAVELGLLDDLKDRGEIRFDDRQEGADRIDPAVVRGILLPLEWAGIVELDDRSARPGPGFEAAYLDRGYFYWLAGGNGELTSRAPHVALERNRHGEFYHRDMRAVAVSSRMIGDVEVELRFDKILADQPPRAVCDLGCGSGQRLIRIAGNHPGVRGVGVDIAPAAVELSGASFAEAGMADRISVHHGDVHALPQLPEFAGIDTVTCVFMGHDFWPYDKCVTVLRRIREVFPDVERFLLCDVVRSEVAPGPQTPIFTLGFEFAHALMGVTLPTRSEWMAAFDASGWECEAVQEFNRPPGGLLFELRPGR; this is encoded by the coding sequence ATGACGACGACACCGCACTTCACCCCCACTCCGGCAGCCACTCCGACCACCGACTCCCTGTTCTGCTCGTCCGTGGCGGTCTCCGCCCTGTCGGCCGCCGTGGAACTCGGGCTGCTGGACGACCTCAAGGACCGCGGCGAGATCCGGTTCGACGACCGTCAGGAGGGCGCGGACCGGATCGACCCCGCCGTGGTCCGCGGCATACTCCTGCCCCTGGAATGGGCCGGCATCGTCGAGCTGGACGACCGGTCCGCCCGCCCGGGACCGGGCTTCGAGGCGGCCTACCTCGACCGCGGCTACTTCTACTGGCTGGCCGGTGGCAACGGCGAGCTGACCAGCCGGGCACCGCATGTGGCGCTGGAGCGCAACCGGCACGGCGAGTTCTACCACCGGGACATGCGGGCCGTGGCGGTGAGCTCCCGGATGATCGGCGACGTCGAGGTCGAGCTGCGCTTCGACAAGATCCTCGCCGACCAGCCGCCGCGTGCCGTGTGCGACCTGGGCTGCGGCTCCGGCCAGCGGCTCATCCGTATCGCGGGCAATCACCCCGGTGTCCGTGGCGTCGGAGTGGACATCGCGCCCGCGGCCGTGGAACTGTCCGGGGCCTCCTTCGCCGAGGCCGGGATGGCGGACCGGATCTCGGTCCACCACGGCGATGTGCACGCGCTGCCCCAGCTGCCGGAGTTCGCCGGTATCGACACGGTCACCTGTGTGTTCATGGGGCATGACTTCTGGCCCTACGACAAGTGTGTGACGGTGCTGCGCCGGATCCGCGAGGTCTTCCCCGATGTCGAGCGGTTCCTGCTGTGCGATGTGGTGCGCAGCGAGGTGGCGCCGGGTCCGCAGACGCCCATCTTCACGCTGGGCTTCGAGTTCGCGCACGCGCTGATGGGGGTGACGCTGCCGACGCGGTCGGAGTGGATGGCGGCGTTCGACGCCTCGGGCTGGGAGTGCGAGGCGGTCCAGGAGTTCAACCGGCCGCCCGGCGGTCTGCTCTTCGAGCTGCGCCCCGGCCGCTGA